The genomic region GTGGATGATCATGATATGGTGCGAATGGGGTTGAAAACGTATCTGATGCTGGAGCCTACTTTTCATGTGATGGGGGAAGCTGGCCATGGACAGGATGCGCTTGATCAGTTGCGTAAGTTAAATGATAGTGAAATGCCGGACCTGATCCTGATGGATCTGATGATGCCGGTTATGAATGGTGCTGAGGCGACACAAGCCATCATGACTGAGTTTCCGGGGATGAAGATTGTGATGCTCACGAGTTTCCTAGAGGATGATCTTGTTGTTCAAGCGATTGAAGCCGGAGCGGTCAGTTATGTCCTGAAGACGGTCTCTGCCGAAGAACTGATCTATGCTCTTCAAGGGGCCTATAGAGGCATGCCTGTGATGACAGGTGATGTGTCACAGGCCTTAACTCGGGGAATCAGGCAACGTACAGCGAGAGAGAGTGAATCAGGTCTGACTGAACGGGAGAAGGAAGTGCTGTTGCTTATTGCAGAGGGAAAGACCAACAAAGACATTGGAGAAGAACTACATATCAGTATCAAAACCGTCAAAACACATGTGAGCAACCTGCTGATGAAATGCGAGATGGATGATCGTACACAATTGGCTATCTATGCGCATCGTCAGGGCTGGGTGAAAACGAAAGGGTAAAATGCTGTCATGACGGGGAAAATAATCTATTCTTACGTGCTTTTATCTCCTTTTTAATTGTTTTTAAGGTACGGTTAAGGTTTAAAGTACAAAATAAGGACAGTTAAAGAATATCTCTTGGGAATAAGAGATTGGGAGGTAGAGAGGCATGGACGAACGTAATTATAGATCGAACCGTCAAGACGAGGAAAACGAAACCAAACAAACGGAGAACCGGAATTCTTCCGGAACGGACGAATCCTCCTATTATTATTCTTATGGACCTTTTCAGTCCGTGAATCAGGAAGATACAGCAAATCACATGGGAAGCAATAATCAGCGTGAAGAAGGTAATGTAGAGATTACAAAACCTGATCCGGTGAGACCCGTACCTACTTACTATAACAGTGAACCATCCGAGCAAGCGAAAAGATCGTCCGGAGGCGGCGGAAACGGCTCAGGTAACGGTGGAGATCAAGGGAATGGCGGCAAAGGCAACTGGAATTATAATAACCGCAAGCCGCGTTCTTCCGTAAGATCACTTCTGTTCTCCTTTATTGCCGGCATGCTGGTCATTACCGTTCTCATGTACACAGCTGACAGAACGAACATGTTCACACCGGAGACTGCACTTACGAACACAGGCAGTGAAAGCTCGGGACAGGAAGCGTCCACGAACACAGGCGGAGGCAACAATGTAACAGCGTCGTTACTGCCTACAGGCAAAGAAGATGTTTCTTCTGTAGTAACGAGTACAAGTCCAGCAGTCGTCAAAATCGAAACACTCGCGAAGCAGTCCTCACGTACAGGATTGGGTCAGGGTGGATCAAATACAAGTGATCCGTTGTACCAATATTTCTTTGGTAATGGCGGCGGAACGGAAGGCAATCAAGGCCAAAGCCAGCAACCACAAAGCAGTAATCAGCTTGTGCCTATGGGCATTGGTTCCGGGTTCATTTTTGACAAAGAAGGATATATCCTGACGAACCAGCACGTGGTTCAAGGTGCAGATGTGATTCAGGTTACACTGGAGAACAACAGCAAGCCTTATGAAGCGAAACTGCTCGGAAGCAGCTTCGATCTGGATTTAGCCGTATTGAAAATTGAGAAAAACAGTGGTGACGATGCGTTCCCTGTAGCTCCATTGGGCGATTCCAACAGTACGCAAGTCGGTGAATGGCTTGTAGCTATTGGTAACCCTGAAGGGTTCGAACACACCGTTACAGCAGGTGTATTGAGTGCCAAAGAACGTACGATTAGCATTCCGGATGAAGAAACAGGTAAAACACGTGAATATAGCCACTTGCTGCAAACGGATGCTTCCATTAACCCGGGTAACTCCGGTGGTCCGTTGCTTAACCTGAACGGAGAAGTTATCGGGATGAACGTTGCAGTAAGCGCAGATGCACAAGGAATTGGTTTTGCGATCCCATCAAGCGTGATCTCTGAAGCGGTTAAATATCTTAAAGAGAACAAAGAAGTTCCCAAAGAGCCAGTACCATTTATCGGTGCATCTCTGATGGCTCTCACGCCTGAAGTCGCTAAACAAATGGGAACAGATGTGACCGAAGGTTCCGTCGTAGCCAGCACGATCTTCCAATCACCGGCTTACCAAGCAGATCTTCGTGCATATGACATCATCACAGGTGCCAACGGTACGCCATACGCGACAAGTCAGGATCTGATTGATTTTATCAAGAAACAGGAAATCGGCAGTGAAGTGACATTGAATGTGGTTCGTGACGGTAAGAAAATGGATCTGAAAATCAAAATCGGTAACAAAAATGATTTTGATACTTCACAAACAACGGATACACAACAGCAGCAACCATAATATTGGGTTAAGGATTGGCAGAACGGAAGGGTTTGAAGGCCCTTCCGTTTTTTTTGCCCTGAACGAACGGATAACAATGGAGCACGCTTGGATGGAGACTTTTACTTGAAGATGCAGATTGTGCTTCTGCCTGTTACAATGGGATAAAACGTTAGGATAAAGGAGAAAGACCATGCGCTCAACTATTTTGATTGTGGATGATGACGAAAAAATTGTGTCCATGCTCCGCCGCGGGCTGGCTTTTGAAGGATATGAGGTACAGACCGCTTCCAATGGAGCTGAAGGTCTCAGCAAACTGATGGATAAAGAGCCGGACATCGTTGTGCTGGATGTGATGATGCCGCAGATTGACGGATTTGAGGTATGTCGCAGATTGAGGGAAGCAGGCAGCAAAGTGCCAGTGCTGATGCTTACGGCCAAGGATGAAGTACAGAGCCGGGTGACCGGACTGGACACAGGGGCCGATGACTATCTCGTGAAGCCGTTTGCGTTGGAAGAATTATTGGCACGTGTCCGTGCATTGCTGCGCCGCAAGTCAGATATCGCGGGTACACCGGACAATCGTCTGATGTATGAAGATATCATTCTGGACAATGACTCACGTGAAGTGGTGCGAGATGGGCAACGCCTGGAACTGACTGCCAAGGAATTCGAACTGTTGAATTTGTTTATGCAAAATCCAAGACGGGTACTGTCACGCGATCTGATTATGGATAAAATCTGGGGTTATGATTACAGCGGTGAGTCTAACGTGCTTGAAGTGTACATTGCCATGCTCAGACAGAAGACTGAAGAGTACGGTGGCAAACGTCTAATCCAGACCATCCGGGGAGCCGGTTATATTCTGAGAGGTGACTCCTGACATGTCCATTCGGTTAAGACTAACCGCATGGTATTCTGGCATTTTGGCGGCCGTGCTTATCTTTTGGGGCGTTGTAATCTATGCCTTTGTATACTTTAACTCCTATCAGGAAGTCGAACAGCAATTGAAGGTAAAAAGTGCCCGGATTACGGATCAAATTGGTGTAAATCCTCTTTCGCAGTCGTTGGATTTGGACCCATTTACAGAGAGCCAGCTTCAGGAGGCACAAATTTACATTCAACTCTGGGATTATCAGAGTCGTTCAGGCATAATTTCTGGCAATATGAAGAAACTGGAGATTCAGTTTCCGGTATTGAAATCCAATGAAATTCTTGAAAAGCGTGGCATATCCAAAATCTATGTGGATGGAACACCATTTCTGGTGAATCAGCTTCCCCTTTCTCTTCAAGGAACCAATGAGGTACGTGGAATACTTCAGGTAGGAGCTAACGTAAGTTCACAGGAGCGCTTATTAGAGGCGCTTCTTAATATTTTGGTATTTGGCTGGCTGGTGGCGATGGCTTTGGCTATTACCTCAGGTCTCGTACTGGCTCGGAAGTCGATGCGTCCACTTGTGAATGTCATTGATGCTGCGAACCAGATTCAATCCGGGGATGACTTGAGTGTACGAATTCAATATGCAGGACCGAAGGATGAGATTGGGCGTTTGATCGAAACGGTGAATAACATGCTTGAACGTACAGAATTGTCCTTCCGCGGGTTGGAGGAGACGAATGCTGCCCAGCGCCGCTTTGTATCTGATGCATCGCATGAGCTGCGTACGCCGCTGACGACCATTCGCGGAAATGTTGACTTCCTCAAGAAGCTGTGGGATCAGGAGGGAACCGACCGACCGAATCTGGATGAAGAAACGGTAAGACAGATGTCCGTCGAGGCGTTGGAGGACATGGCCGATGAAGGCAAGCGCATGAGCAGATTGATCAGTGACATGCTGTCATTGGCCAGAGCGGATACAGGCCAGAAAATTGAACTCAATCCGATTCCTCTACAGATCTTGGTACAGGAAGTGGCGCGTAGATCGCAATTTCTGGATCATCATGCGGACTGGCGTCCGGGTGATCTTTCGATACTCAATGGTATCTATGTGAACGGCAGCAAGGATTATCTGCAACAGATGCTGTTTATTTTCATCGAAAATGCGTTTAAATACACACCGGAAGGCTCGGTGACCCTGGATGCTGTATTGTACAAAGGTCAGGTAGGACTACGCATCAGCGACACCGGCATTGGGATGGATCGGGACGAAGTGCCGTTCATCTTTGATCGCTTCTATCGGGCAGATGAATCCCGCGGGGCGACACCGGGCATTGGTCTGGGACTTTCGATTGCCAAGTGGATCATTGAGGAACACCATGGATCGGTTGAGGTTGTGACCAGACGTGGAGAAGGAACCACCTTTATTATCTGGTTGCCGGTTGTCTTTGCTCCGCCTATCGAATAAAGGTATAATAGACAGGACTGCAATTACATCGGCAACGTTGCCGAGAAAGAAAGCGGGTGGCAACCAAGTGGAAGTACTGCGAATTTCGCCGCGGGGATATTGTTACGGCGTTGTGGATGCGATGGTGCTCGCACGTCAAGCGGCACGCAATCTGGATTTACCACGGCCTATTTATATATTGGGTATGATTGTGCATAACCAACATGTGACGGATTCCTTTGAAGATGAAGGTATTATTACATTGGATGGTCCGAACCGGATGGATATTTTGAGTCAAGTGGAGAGTGGCACGATTATTTTCACAGCTCATGGTGTTTCTCCAGAAGTGCGCAAGCTGGCACGGGACAAAGGGTTGACGACAGTCGATGCAACATGCCCTGATGTCACCAAGACCCATGATCTCATTCGGGAGAAGACGGCAGAAGGTTATCAGATCATCTATATCGGCAAAAAGAACCATCCTGAACCAGAAGGTGCTGTAGGTGTTGCACCAGATCTTGTTCATCTGATCGAAAAGGAAGAAGAGATCGATGAACTGAACGTACCTGCAGGCAAAATTCTGATCACGAATCAGACCACAATGAGTCAATGGGACATCAAGCATATTATGAGTCGTCTGCTGGAGAAGTTTCCGGGTGCAGAGATTCATAATGAAATCTGCTTGGCGACTCAAGTGCGTCAGGAAGCTGTCGCTGAACAGGCGGGGCAGTCTGATCTGGTTATTGTTGTAGGTGATCCTCGCAGCAATAACTCTAACCGTCTGGCACAAGTGTCGGAGGAGATCGCGGGGGTTACGGCCTATCGTGTATCCGATGTGGCAGAGATTCAGCAAGAATGGCTAAAAGGTGTAAATAAGGTGGCCGTTACTTCGGGTGCTTCAACACCAACACCGATTACGAAGGAAGTCATCCTTTATCTGGAGCAGTATGAACATGATAAGCCGGAGACGTGGGAAATTAAGCGTACCGTGAACATGAGCAAACTACTGCCACCAGTTAGAGAAAAAACACGTACCCCGTAGGGCAAGGGCATGTAAGTGAAGATCAAAAGTTATAAAAGAATTGAGAAGAACCCTGTTACGCAGAACCGATTTCGGAGTCTGCGGAGCAGGGTTCTTTGTGTATATGGATAAGGAATGTGTACCTTGACGCAATAGGAGAACTATGGTATAGTTACTTTAACGGATAAAAGCTTAAAAGCGAACAAGCGTTTAAGCGCGACAGAGTTTTTGGTATTTTAATCAGACGCACGTTAAGAAATTATGGTGCTCTCATACAAGGAAGGATGGGAATTAATATGATCGTTATTGCAGGCAAGGCTACTCCGGAGGAACAGATTCAGGATATCGTTGCAGTTATTGAAAAAGAAGGGCTTCAGGTACACATCTCTCGCGGAGAGGATCGTACTATTATCGGTTTGATTGGCAAAGTTGAACCTAAAATGCAGGAGCATCTTCGCCAAATGAAAGGTGTCGAGAATGTCGTGAAAATCTCGAAGTCCTACAAATTGGCAAGCCGTGACTTCCACCCTGAAGATACGGTGATTTCCATCAAAGGTGTAGATATCGGCGGGAAAGAACTTGTTGTCATGGGTGGACCATGTGCGGTTGAATCCGCTGCGCAGATTGATGAGATTGCCGGGCTTGTGAAAGCTGCTGGTGGGCAAGTGCTGCGTGGAGGTGCATTTAAGCCGCGTACAGGTCCTTACAGCTTCCAGGGAACAGGAGTAGAGGGATTGATCATGATGGCGGAAGCAGGCAAAAAACATGACCTGCTGACCATTACAGAAGTTATGACACCCGAGTATGTGGATATTTGCGCCGAGTACGCAGATATTCTGCAAGTAGGTACACGTAACATGCAGAACTTTGACCTGCTCCGCAAATTGGGAGAGTGTGGCAAACCGGTATTGTTGAAACGTGGCTTCAGTGCGACATATGATGAATTGTTGAATGCGGCTGAATACATTCTTGCGGGTGGTAACCCGAATGTCATGCTGTGTGAGCGCGGTATTCGTACGTTTGAATCCTACACACGGAATACGCTTGATCTGTCCGCGATCCCTGTTCTGCAGTCTCTGAGCCATTTGCCGGTTATTTCAGACCCGAGCCATGGTACTGGGCGCCGTGAACTGGTGGAACCAATGACGAAAGCTTCTGTTGCTGCGGGTGCCAATGGCCTAATCATTGAGATGCATACCGATCCGGATAATTCCATGACAGGAGATGGTGTGCAGTCCTTGTTCCCTGACCAATTCGCCAACCTGCTGCAGGATCTGGAGAAATTGGCACCAATCGTGGGTAAATCATTCAGCACAGCCAAACAACCGGCAGAATTTTTCCCGGCACGTGTAGGCGTGTAATAAGAATTCCATAGTCAAGGTCTGGATCATCATCCGGGCATCTCCTCTGGTCTCGTTCATTGCAACGGAATCAGATAGATGCTCGGTTTTTTGCATATTTTGCAGTTTTGAACGTATTTATTAATCAATAGTGATAAGAAACATTTATGATGTGAAGTTTTTTCCATGATTTAGGTTAAAATAGGGGTCGCTTTACCGCATTAAACTAGTTAAATGTATATAAAACTAGTTGTTATATGAATTTATGTTATTTATAAAGTGTGAGTATAGCTAACATCTCTTCAAAAAATACCTTACATAAGTATTGACGATGTCATGTTTTAAAATTTATAATGACGACAGAAAAAAATTCGAATTTAGACATTTTCTTAGTGGGGTTGTTTAATGTTCGGAATATTTGGGAGGACGAATACATGTCGGTTGAAAACGTATTGAAATCAATTCAAGAGAACAACATCGAGTGGGTAGATTTTCGTTTTGTAGATTTAGCTGGTCGTGCACATCACATCTCGTTGCCAGCTTCGGCTGTTGATGCAGACACGTTCGTAAATGGAGTAGCTTTTGACGGTTCTTCTATCCAAGGTTTCCGCGGAATTGAAGAGTCCGATATGGTTATGATGCCAGATCCTGAAGCGACTTATGTCGATCCGTTCACAGCACACCCTACATTGAATGTTATGTGTGATATCTTCACTCCGGATGGCGAGCGTTATGAGCGTGACCCACGTAGTATCGCTGTTAAAGCAGAAGCTTATTTGCAAGAGAGCGGTGTAGGTACAGCAGCATTCTTCGCACCTGAATCCGAGTTCTTCATCTTCGACGATGTACGTTATGAGAGCGGCACGAACAGCTCTTCCTACTTCGTAGATTCCGAAGAAGCTTCATGGAACACGAACCGCAAAGAAGAAGGCGGAAACCTGGGCTTCAAAGTTCGCACTAAAGGTGGATATGTTCCAGTAGCGCCAGTGGATACACAACAAGATATTCGTAGCGAAATGTGTCGTCTTTTGGAAGAAGCAGGCCTGTCGATCGAGCGTCATCACCATGAAGTGGCGACAGCGGGTCAAGCCGAAATCAACTTCCGTTTTGATACACTGAAGAAAACAGCAGATAACCTGCTTGCATACAAATACATCGTGCACAACACTGCACGTCAATATGGTAAAGTAGCAACATTCATGCCAAAACCATTGTTCGGTGATAATGGTAGCGGAATGCACGTTCACCAATCCATCTTTGATGGCGATTCCCCATTGTTCTATGACAAAGCGGGATATGCTAACCTGAGTGAAATGGCTTTGCACTACATCGGAGGTATCCTGTACCATGCTCCGGCACTGATCGCTTTGACTAACCCTAGTACGAACTCGTTCAAACGTCTCGTACCTGGTTATGAAGCACCAGTAAACCTGGTTTACTCCAAAGGTAACCGTTCCGCAGCAGTTCGTATCCCGGTTGCAGCGGTTACACCTAAAGGTTGTCGTATCGAGTTCCGTACACCGGACTCCACAGCTAACCCATACTTGGCATTCTCCGCAATGCTGATGGCTGGTCTGGATGGAATCAAACGTAAAATCAACCCAACTGAGCTTGGATATGGTCCACTCGATAAAAACATCTATGACCTGTCTGATGCAGATAAAGAAAACATCCGCAGTGTGCCAGCTTCCCTCGAAGAAGCACTTGATGCATTGGCAGCTGATAACGAGTTCTTGACTGAAGGCGGCGTATTCACGAAAGAATTCATTGAAAACTACATCAACCTCAAACGTGATGAAGCGAAAGCAGTAGCGATCCGCATTCATCCGCACGAGTACAGCCTCTACTTCGACTGCTAATCAGTCGAGGTCGGAACAGATCTTGTTCCAACCTAAAGCCTCCGGGACACGCTCTCGGAGGCTTTTCCTTGAATTAAACAATGTAGCGCTTTAACTTTGCAGGGTGATAAAGGAATTTGATGGCCTGAATTCAACACTTCAGTGCATATTGCCCTTGAAGCAGATAGAGAATACTGATATCATAGCGATAATATTCACTTAATATGTCAGAGTTACGGATGGAAAGGGCGGGGGATTTTGTGACAAAAAGAGCGTATAACTTTAATGCAGGACCTGCGGCGTTACCACTTGAGGTACTGGAGCGTGCACAGGCGGAATTTGTAGATTTTCGTAATACAGGCATGTCGATTATGGAGATGTCTCACCGTGGAGCGGTGTACGAGTCTGTACATAATGAAGCTCAGGAGCGTTTGTTGTCGCTTCTAGGCAATCCAAAAGGATACAAGGTTCTCTTTCTGCAGGGTGGTGCAAGCACTCAGTTCGCGATGCTGCCCATGAACCTGCTCGGAGCAGGACAGACAGCAAGTTACGTAATGACTGGCAGCTGGGCCAAGAAGGCTCTGTCTGAGGCGAAGCTGATCGGCGAGACACATGTTGCTGCATCTTCGGAAGCAGAGAAGTTCATGAAATTGCCGGATGTTTCGAATCTCAGTCTGCCTGAACGTACGGCTTATGTGCATTTGACTTCCAACGAAACGATTGAAGGTACGCAATTCAAATCATTCCCGGATACCGGTTCAGTACCTCTGATTGCGGACATGTCGAGTGATATTTTCTGTAAACCATTCGATCTCAATCAATTCGGCATGATCTACGCAGGTGCACAGAAGAACCTGGGTCCATCCGGAATTACGGTTGTGATTGCTCGTGAAGAACTGGTGAGCGAATCGCCTAAAACGATTCCAACCATGCTTCGTTACAGCACGCATGTAGACAACAACTCCCTATACAATACGCCACCTTCCTTCTCGGTATATATGGTGAATGAAGTATTGAAATGGATTGAAGAACAGGGCGGACTGGCTGGTATTGAGCAAAAAAATACGAAAAAAGCGGAATTGCTCTATAACACGATTGATTCTTCAGGTGATTTCTACCGTGGTTGTGTGGAAGCAGAAGATCGTTCTCTCATGAATGTAACCTTCCGTCTTGCTTCCGAGGAACTGGAGAAAAAGTTCATCAAAGCATCTGAGGAAGAAGGATTCGTAGGTCTGAAAGGACATCGCAGTGTGGGTGGTCTCCGTGCCTCCATTTACAATGCTGCTCCTTATGAGAGTGTTAAGGCACTGACAGACTTCATGAGCCACTTCCAGAAGACAAATGGATAATTAAGTATAGGTACGGTGTCATGGACCTTCGTGTCTAATCCTGTGCCTTACCAGAGCCTTCCACATTGACGTGTGGAGGGCTTTTCTTTAAGATTAGAGGGTTGTCGTCAACATGAAACGAAAAGGAGATTGAACACATATGGCTTTACACATCGTTCTGGTTGAACCAGAAATTCCGGCGAACACAGGGAATATTTCGCGTACTTGTGCGGCGACCGGCACCCATCTGCATCTCGTGCGTCCACTTGGATTTCGAACAGATGATGCTACATTGAAACGGGCAGGGCTGGATTACTGGCATGCCGTTCATATTGAATACCACGACTCATTCGAAGAGGTTCAGGAAAAGTATTCGGAAGGTCGTTTCTTCTACGCAACTACGAAGGCCAAGAATCGATATAGTGATTTTGAATTTCAAGATGGGGATTTCCTTGTCTTTGGTAAAGAGACTAAAGGCCTGCCGCCTGAATTAATTGCTGCGAATCCCGACACATGTATGAAAATGCCAATGACTGGTGACGTTAGATCATTAAATCTGTCCAATTCGGCAGCAATTATTGTGTATGAAGCATTGCGTCAGCTTAATTTTCCGGGGTTAGAGGGTTAAATTAGGGTTATTAATGACGGCTAGAATTCGGTAAAAAAACATTTTTCAAAAAAAAGGACAAAAAATGTTTATTTCCAGCAGGATTCGACAAAATGTTGGCGAATCTATAAACATAGTACAAATGTACCTAGAAATTTAGAGTAAGATAGGAGAGGTGTGCCGTAGCTATGAAGCCAGCTGGAGTAGTTCGCAAAGTTGACCAATTAGGTAGGATCGTATTGCCTAAATCTTTGCGTAAAAGGTATCAAATGAATGAGGGAGATCCTGTAGAGATCTTAGTACAAGGGGACCATATTATCTTGGAGAGATATCGTCCAAAATGTATTTTCTGCGGATCCATCGAGGAAGTCAACGAGTTCAAAGAGCGTTACATATGCGCACAATGTTTAGATGAAATGACTCAGCTTCCACAGCACGGGTAAGAAATAACGTCATGGGGTCCATTGACCCCGTGGCGTTTTTTTGTTTTTTTATTATCCAGCCGATGGTACGGTTCCAAATGAATAAAAGGAAAATACGTAAACTAACGTTGGATGCATATAGGTAATACCTTATCCCATACGGCATTCAGGATGCCTTGCATATTTTCTTCCTCACTGTTAATACATATGACAGCTTCCCTTGAGGGAAGGATGATGCACAACTGACCATAGGCGCCATCAGCGCGGTAAGCATCGTGGGAACACATCCAGAACTGATATCCGTAACCTTTTCCCCAATCACCGTCTCCAGTCGTTTCGATCTGCTGGGACGTAGCCTGTCTAATCCAATCCGCAGGTACAAGCTGTGTGCCTTCCCAGTGGCCCTTCTGCAGCAGTAATTGTCCAAATCGACTTAGCTCCTCATTGCTTATCCAAAGACCAGCACAACCGAGTGTTACCCCCAGTGGAGAGGTTTCCCACTCTACATCATGTATGCCAAGCGGCTCAAATAACCGTGGAGTCAGGTAATCTTTCACGGTTTGGCCGGTAGCAGCCTGCAGCATGGCCGAGATCATAAACGTATCGCCACTGCTGTATGTAAATTGTTCTCCAGGCATCCGGTCCAGAGGTAGAGACATGTAATGTTTCGCCCAATCCTTCTCGGTCAATGAAGCACGTTCATCCGCCCAAAGAGGCGGCGAGTCATGGCCTGAAGACATTCGGAGAAGATCACGTAACTTCAGTTCCCGCGGCGAGGGGAGATGGTCCTGCGCAATGGGGACATGATTATAGGTGAAATAATCACCAAGTGTGGCATCCAGATGTATCAGACCTTCTTCAAGCGCAAGTCCAACGGCCATACAGGTAAAGGATTTGCTGATGGAATGTTGTACCCGGCGCTGATCTGTATCCCGGTCCCAATGGGCAAGCAGGTGTCCTTTTTGTAATATGCGAATGGAGATAACATTCAATTGTTGCTCGGTAATCGCTTGGATGAAGCCTTCGAGTTTCTCAGTCATATTAACCTCCCTAATATCAGGTGAAACCTGAGTAAAATCGGTTGGTGAAACGTTTCCGTAATTCGATTGTAAAATCAGAACCCATGTTAGTATAAACCTGCTTTGGTGTCAATTAAAGTTGTAATAGTACTGACTAAAATTTCATTTTTTCGCAATAATAGTGTCTTTGGGCGCAAATTCAGACTTAAAATAGCATGTTTTCGAGAAAATAACGCGAAATTTGTAAAAAGGTTATTGACAGGATTTACTCATCGGGCTTATGATTTATTCGAAACGATTCGAAGAAATCGCTTCCACATTAAAAGTGTTGTAATGAAGTCCATGTGGATCAACGTTGGTTATGTTTTGAAACGATTCGAGAAAATCGTTTCGATAACCCATCGTTTTACAAGGGAATCTACAACAGCCTGCAATCCAACGCCAGTGAAACGAATGAGTAAAGACAGCAGGCGATGATGAGAGGGGTTACATTATGGCACATATAACGATCGAAACTGGGTCGCCAACCTTATGCATGAATACGAGCATACATGTTGTGTCCAGTGACTCCGGAGAGACTTCAGGCGGTACACTATATCTGTTGCACGGGGCAGGCGATAATGCGAGTACCTGGCAGCGGTTAACCACAATTGAGATGTATGCAGCCCAATACGGCTGTACCGTCATTATGCCAGAAGCGAATCGAAGCTATTACACCGATATGGAATACGGCCTGAATTACTTCCACTACATCACTCAGGAGTTACCTGAAGTATGCAAGCGTCTACTCAATCTGAATCCTGATCCGGAGAAAACGTACATTGCCGGTTTATCGATGGGTGGATATGGTGCACTGAAATGTGGGCTAACTTATCCAGAGCGATATCGCAAAGTAGTGTCTTTATCCGGCGTTACGGATATCCAGACACGCCTTCATGATCCCCATATGCCAGCGACCATGATCAAGGAAATGAAAGCGGTTTTTGGAGAACGGTTACAGGTAAAAGCCGATCAGGATATTTACAAACTGTCAGCCAAGCTGCTGGAACAGGGTGTACCTTTACCGGATATCCTCAGTTGCTGCGGCGACAGTGACCCCTTCGTGGAGATGAATCGCGATTATGCGAAATACATGCAGGGGACGGCCTTTGATTTTCGGTATGTGGAGACGCCAGGGGCTCATGAATGGAGATTTTGGGAGCACCACCTGAGAACGATGTTTGATTTTCTGTACAACGACAAGACCACAGTAGAGTGAGGAGATGCAATGTGAAACCTGCAGCCGAAGGACCTAGCAAAAAGCTGAAGGGAAACGTGAAGGGCAATTCGCTCTGGACTGAAATCTGGAAGCACCGAATGACATACACCCTGCTTATTCCGGGGCTTGTCTGGCTAATCTTGTTTGCCTACATGCCGATGGGCGGCCTGTCTCTGGCATTCAAAGATTACAAGGCCAATCTGGGCATCTGGGGAAGTCCATGGAGCGGATTCGAGAACTTCAAATATGTTTTCCGTGATCCAACCTTTATCGATGCCGTATGGCGTACGCTGTACATCAATATTCTG from Paenibacillus sp. FSL R5-0341 harbors:
- a CDS encoding HAMP domain-containing sensor histidine kinase, coding for MSIRLRLTAWYSGILAAVLIFWGVVIYAFVYFNSYQEVEQQLKVKSARITDQIGVNPLSQSLDLDPFTESQLQEAQIYIQLWDYQSRSGIISGNMKKLEIQFPVLKSNEILEKRGISKIYVDGTPFLVNQLPLSLQGTNEVRGILQVGANVSSQERLLEALLNILVFGWLVAMALAITSGLVLARKSMRPLVNVIDAANQIQSGDDLSVRIQYAGPKDEIGRLIETVNNMLERTELSFRGLEETNAAQRRFVSDASHELRTPLTTIRGNVDFLKKLWDQEGTDRPNLDEETVRQMSVEALEDMADEGKRMSRLISDMLSLARADTGQKIELNPIPLQILVQEVARRSQFLDHHADWRPGDLSILNGIYVNGSKDYLQQMLFIFIENAFKYTPEGSVTLDAVLYKGQVGLRISDTGIGMDRDEVPFIFDRFYRADESRGATPGIGLGLSIAKWIIEEHHGSVEVVTRRGEGTTFIIWLPVVFAPPIE
- a CDS encoding 4-hydroxy-3-methylbut-2-enyl diphosphate reductase, which codes for MEVLRISPRGYCYGVVDAMVLARQAARNLDLPRPIYILGMIVHNQHVTDSFEDEGIITLDGPNRMDILSQVESGTIIFTAHGVSPEVRKLARDKGLTTVDATCPDVTKTHDLIREKTAEGYQIIYIGKKNHPEPEGAVGVAPDLVHLIEKEEEIDELNVPAGKILITNQTTMSQWDIKHIMSRLLEKFPGAEIHNEICLATQVRQEAVAEQAGQSDLVIVVGDPRSNNSNRLAQVSEEIAGVTAYRVSDVAEIQQEWLKGVNKVAVTSGASTPTPITKEVILYLEQYEHDKPETWEIKRTVNMSKLLPPVREKTRTP
- a CDS encoding response regulator transcription factor, giving the protein MSGKVNVMIVDDHDMVRMGLKTYLMLEPTFHVMGEAGHGQDALDQLRKLNDSEMPDLILMDLMMPVMNGAEATQAIMTEFPGMKIVMLTSFLEDDLVVQAIEAGAVSYVLKTVSAEELIYALQGAYRGMPVMTGDVSQALTRGIRQRTARESESGLTEREKEVLLLIAEGKTNKDIGEELHISIKTVKTHVSNLLMKCEMDDRTQLAIYAHRQGWVKTKG
- a CDS encoding trypsin-like peptidase domain-containing protein: MDERNYRSNRQDEENETKQTENRNSSGTDESSYYYSYGPFQSVNQEDTANHMGSNNQREEGNVEITKPDPVRPVPTYYNSEPSEQAKRSSGGGGNGSGNGGDQGNGGKGNWNYNNRKPRSSVRSLLFSFIAGMLVITVLMYTADRTNMFTPETALTNTGSESSGQEASTNTGGGNNVTASLLPTGKEDVSSVVTSTSPAVVKIETLAKQSSRTGLGQGGSNTSDPLYQYFFGNGGGTEGNQGQSQQPQSSNQLVPMGIGSGFIFDKEGYILTNQHVVQGADVIQVTLENNSKPYEAKLLGSSFDLDLAVLKIEKNSGDDAFPVAPLGDSNSTQVGEWLVAIGNPEGFEHTVTAGVLSAKERTISIPDEETGKTREYSHLLQTDASINPGNSGGPLLNLNGEVIGMNVAVSADAQGIGFAIPSSVISEAVKYLKENKEVPKEPVPFIGASLMALTPEVAKQMGTDVTEGSVVASTIFQSPAYQADLRAYDIITGANGTPYATSQDLIDFIKKQEIGSEVTLNVVRDGKKMDLKIKIGNKNDFDTSQTTDTQQQQP
- a CDS encoding response regulator transcription factor, translating into MRSTILIVDDDEKIVSMLRRGLAFEGYEVQTASNGAEGLSKLMDKEPDIVVLDVMMPQIDGFEVCRRLREAGSKVPVLMLTAKDEVQSRVTGLDTGADDYLVKPFALEELLARVRALLRRKSDIAGTPDNRLMYEDIILDNDSREVVRDGQRLELTAKEFELLNLFMQNPRRVLSRDLIMDKIWGYDYSGESNVLEVYIAMLRQKTEEYGGKRLIQTIRGAGYILRGDS